Part of the Nostoc sp. PCC 7524 genome is shown below.
ACACCATTAGACATACTGATGTTAAGGGATGCCAAACCATTTTCACCACAGGAAAGGGCGTGGGCGGGTAGTGTATTTCCTCCCAATGGTCATACTATCGCCGGAGCATTGCGGGGTTTACTGGGAGAAAAGCAACACTTTAGCATTGTTGGGCCATTTCTATGTTATCAAAGCACAGAAAACACCTTATATCTTCCGCGTCCGTTGGGGTTTGTGAAATCAACTCCCCTTGTACCTTTAGCTTGGGAACAAGATTCTCATTATCTATATAATGCCTTGCGTGATGAAAGCCAACCTTGCCCATTAGTTAAACCTCATAATTCTAAAGATGAAGATGAGGAAGATAATAAATATGAGGCTATTTCTGAGAAAAAATTTAGACAATATTTACCTTTTTCTGTCGTTAAAGACTATTTAGAAACTGGAGAAATTGATAAAAATAATTGGGTAGTAATTGATGGGGTTCATGAAGATAAACCCTGGACAATAGAAACCCGTTCACATAATAGTATTCAGGAAGGAACGAAACAAGTCAAAGATGCCGATGGTTACTTTGTAGAAAATGCTATTAGATTACATCAAAATTGGAGTTTTGCTCTAGGAGTTAACCATAAGATAGAAGCACCTACTACAATTAGGTTAGGGGGAGAAGGACACAGAGTAATTGTACAATCTTGTCCAGAATTGAAAGAACAATGGCAAGAACTACAGACAATATCAAATAATAATTTTCAAGCTAATAGTACATCAATAGCTTATTTAGTGACCCCTGGAGTCTTTGAAAGACCACATAAAGATAAGCACGAGCAAAGAATCAATTTATGTCGTCCTTATCCGTGGGAATGGAAAATAAAAGATGGTAATTTTGTGAGTATGTCCACAGAAAAACCAGTGCCAATTAGTTGCCGAATTAGGGGTGAGGATAATAAAAGTATTCCTGCACCGCAAGTATTTGCAGCACCGCCGGGAAGTTTATACTATTTGAATAAACCTCAAGGATTGTTTCAGGATAATCCAGAATCTCCTGTAAATAATTGGAGAAAACTGGGTTATTCAGAAATGTTGTGGATTAAATATCAAAAGAATTAGGAAAAATACATGATTGAATACATCTACTTATATCTGCTTTCACCATTACATACAGGGGGTACAACCCAAGAAGGTAATTTATTAGGGATTGCCCGTGAATCTCATACTAATTTTCCGTATATTCCTTCCAGTACCTTTCGTGGTAAAGTGCGGTCAATTGTCACAGATAAAGACACACAATATCAACTATTTGGCAATGACTTAAAGGATGGTCAACAATTAGAACAAGGAAATATTTGGATTGGTGACGCTTCTATATTATGGTTGCCAGTACCATCATTAAGTCATAGCGTAGTTTGGATTAGTTGCCCCATGTTATTACAACGTTGGCAACGTTTACAAGGTGGTAGATTACCCATACCGCCTGAATATAGTTGTAACTTTGCCAATGGTTCTGCTGTTTATCTCAAAGATGCAATTATTCAAGCTAATCAATTACAAACTTGGGCAACATCAGAAGAATTTGTACCTAAATCTTCAGCAACCAGTTCTGTAAATCGTTTATTAGTTTTACCTGATAAGCATTGTGCCACATTAATTCAAATGAGTTTATGGCGACAAGTAAAAATCAAATTAGATGAACACAAATCAGTAGATGGTGGTTTCCGTTATGAAGAAGCAATTCCACCAGATACATTAATGTATCTACCTTGGGGAATTACATCTCAAGCTAATGGAATATCACAAAAATCTTACAATAATTTCAAAA
Proteins encoded:
- a CDS encoding type III-B CRISPR module-associated Cmr3 family protein gives rise to the protein MYWYKLTPLDILMLRDAKPFSPQERAWAGSVFPPNGHTIAGALRGLLGEKQHFSIVGPFLCYQSTENTLYLPRPLGFVKSTPLVPLAWEQDSHYLYNALRDESQPCPLVKPHNSKDEDEEDNKYEAISEKKFRQYLPFSVVKDYLETGEIDKNNWVVIDGVHEDKPWTIETRSHNSIQEGTKQVKDADGYFVENAIRLHQNWSFALGVNHKIEAPTTIRLGGEGHRVIVQSCPELKEQWQELQTISNNNFQANSTSIAYLVTPGVFERPHKDKHEQRINLCRPYPWEWKIKDGNFVSMSTEKPVPISCRIRGEDNKSIPAPQVFAAPPGSLYYLNKPQGLFQDNPESPVNNWRKLGYSEMLWIKYQKN
- the cmr4 gene encoding type III-B CRISPR module RAMP protein Cmr4; the protein is MIEYIYLYLLSPLHTGGTTQEGNLLGIARESHTNFPYIPSSTFRGKVRSIVTDKDTQYQLFGNDLKDGQQLEQGNIWIGDASILWLPVPSLSHSVVWISCPMLLQRWQRLQGGRLPIPPEYSCNFANGSAVYLKDAIIQANQLQTWATSEEFVPKSSATSSVNRLLVLPDKHCATLIQMSLWRQVKIKLDEHKSVDGGFRYEEAIPPDTLMYLPWGITSQANGISQKSYNNFKNLLAANEILQIGGQESLGRGFVQQWM